The Henckelia pumila isolate YLH828 chromosome 2, ASM3356847v2, whole genome shotgun sequence genome includes a window with the following:
- the LOC140878053 gene encoding cell wall / vacuolar inhibitor of fructosidase 2-like, with the protein MAKQVFEIVLVLVVVLFFSQGNANITKDMALIESVCKKTHDFKLCVSTLISNPHSFNSTDVKGLARIMIGIIQVKTDGIIATIDRMSKNESDPLIRRCFNDDCFVEYDKGTELLQQAIEDLESGSSGQAITDVHWAWENAETCQDCFVELKRKSPVTAINSYFGALCNIAEDIMSILLHNLK; encoded by the coding sequence ATGGCAAAACAAGTGTTTGAAATTGTTCTTGTTTTGGTGGTTGTGTTGTTTTTCAGCCAGGGCAATGCAAACATCACCAAAGACATGGCTTTGATAGAAAGTGTGTGTAAGAAAACACATGACTTCAAGTTGTGCGTGTCTACATTGATATCGAATCCTCACAGCTTCAATAGTACCGACGTAAAAGGGTTAGCACGTATCATGATAGGCATAATACAGGTCAAAACAGATGGAATAATAGCAACGATCGATCGGATGAGCAAGAACGAATCCGATCCGCTTATACGGCGGTGCTTTAACGATGACTGTTTTGTGGAGTACGATAAAGGCACAGAACTACTTCAACAAGCAATAGAAGATTTGGAATCAGGTTCCTCGGGACAGGCAATAACTGATGTACATTGGGCATGGGAAAATGCAGAGACTTGCCAGGATTGTTTTGTGGAGTTGAAACGCAAGTCGCCCGTCACGGCTATCAACTCTTATTTTGGTGCTCTTTGTAATATCGCTGAAGATATTATGTCAATCTTATTgcataacttaaaataa